Within Dysosmobacter sp. Marseille-Q4140, the genomic segment GGGGCCGCGGACCCCAGAGAGCTGTTCGAGGCGGCCAAGGCCGCCTATGAGAAGGGCGACATGCGGACCGTGGGCGTGGACCTGTCCTGCACCGTCGCCGCCGGAGTCCCCTGTACCCTGACCGCCGCCGACCGGGACGGCCACGCCGTCACCGTCACCGGTCCCGTGCCGGAGGCCGCCCGGACCCGCGCCCTCACCGGCGCGGACCTGGAGGCCCGCCTGCGCAAGACCGGCGGCACCGCCTACCGCTGCGAAACGGTGGTGACGGCGGTGGACGAGGGCCTGTCCCTCTCCGCCAGCGCCGTCAACGGCCTGCGCCGCGACGCCCTGGCGGCCCTGACGGAGGCCCGGACCGCGCCGCCTGCGCGCCGCCTGCTGCCCCAGCCCCCGGCGCCGGAGGACACCTGCTCCGCCGCCGAACCGGCGCTGACCGTGTCGGTGGCCCGGCGGGACCAGCTGACGGAGGACCTTCTCTCCCTGGGCCCCGCCCGGGTGTATGTGCCCCTGGAGGTTCTGGCGGACATGGACGCCCTGCCGGCGGGCCGGACGGAGTGGTGCGCCGCGCTGCCCCGGGTGTGGCGGGACCGGGACGAGGAGACGCTCCGGTCCTGGCTGGAGCGGGCCGGAGAGCTGGGCGTCACCGGTGCGCTGCTGGGCAACATCGGCCATGTGCCCCTGACCGAGGGGCTGGGCCTGACCCGGTACGGCGACTTCGGCCTCAACGTGTTCAACAGCCGCTCCCTGGAGTATCTCCGCCGCAAGGGGCTGCAGGGCGCCTGCGTGTCCTTTGAGCTGCGCTTTTCCCAGATCCGGGATCTCGCCAAGTGCCTGCCGGCGGAGGCCATCGTCTACGGCCGCCTGCCCCTGATGATCACGGAGCACGACCTCACCGCCGGAGGCGTCACGGCCCTGCGGGACCGGACCGGGGCGGAGTTCCCCCTGCTTAGCGCCTTCGGCCGCCGGACGGAGATCCAGAACAGCCGCCCGCTGTGGCTGGCGGACCGGACCGACTGGCGCCGCCTGGGCCTGGCCCACGCCCGCCTGCGCTTCACCACCGAGACGGCGGCGGAGTGCGTCCGGGTGTTCCGGGACTACCTGACCGGCGCCGCGCCGGAGGGGACTTTTACCCGGGGCCTCTACGAGCGGGGTGTGGAATGAGGGCTCCGGCGGAGAAAATCCGCTCCTATCCGTAATATATCATTTAAATTCTACGAATTGTATTTACTTTTGGAGTTTCATATGGAAGAGATCAAGGTAAAATACTTTGTGGACGATATCGACGAGCTGTGCTACGTGGACGGCAAATCCGACTGGATCGACCTCCACGCGGCGGAGGACGTGACCATGAAGGCCGGGGAGTTCCGGCTGATCCCCCTGGGGGTAGCCATCGCGCTGCCGGAGGGGTATGAGGCCCACATCGTCCCCCGCAGCTCCACCTTCAAAAACTACGGGCTTTTGCAGACCAACTCCATGGGCGTGGTGGACTACACCTACCGGGGCGACGGCGACCAGTGGCGGATGCCCGCCTACGCCACCCGGGACGTGACCATCGAGAAAAACGCCCGGATCTGCCAGTTCCGCATCGTGAAAAACCAGCCGCCCCTGCGCTTCGTGCGGGTGGAGCGGCTGGAGGGGCCGGACCGGGGCGGCTTCGGCTCCACGGGAAAGTGAGGCGCGCCATGGCAAGGATCGTACTGGCCTCCGCCTCCCCCCGGCGGCAGGAGCTGCTGCGGCGCATCGGCCTCACGGACTTCACCGTCCGGGTGCCGAACGTGGAGGAGGCCTTTCCCGAGGGGCTGAGCCCCCAGGAGACGGTGAAATACATCTCCCGGGAGAAGTCCCAGGCCGTGGACGCCGCGGAGGATGAAATTGTCATCACCGCCGACACCATGGTGTTTCTGGACGGGCAGAAGCTGGGCAAGCCCGCGGACGAATCGGAGGCCCTGGCCATGCTGACGGCCCTCCAGGGCCGCCACCACACGGTCTGCACCGGCGTCACCGTCCGCCTGGGCAGCCGCATGGAGACCGAGGCTGAGACCACGGAGGTATACTTCCGCCCGGTGAGCCGGGAGGAGCTCCTGGCCTACATCGCCACCGGCGAGCCCATGGACAAGGCCGGCGCTTACGGCATCCAGGGCGTGGGCGCGCTGCTGGTGGAAGGGATCCGCGGCGACTACTTCAACGTGATGGGCCTGCCGGTGCTGCGGCTGAGCCGGATGCTGAGCCGTTTCGGCGTGCATCTGCTGGTATGAGCGTGAATTGACAGTCGGGAGGGGTCCCCTTTGAAAAACTTTCTGAAAGAACACGGCCTGTGGGTCCTCTTTGCCGCGGCAGTCATCGCCGTGGCCCTGGCCTGCATGTCCTTTTTCTCCGCCAACTCGGCGCCCCTGACCAACCTGGCGGGGATCATCGCCTCCCCCTTCCGGGCCGCCTACACGGCGGTGGCGGACTGGATCAGCGACAAGCAGAAGTACTATGAGGACTACACGGCCCTGGAGGAGGAAAACGCGGCGCTGAAACAGCAGATCGCCGAGATGGAGGAGGCCGTCCGCCGGTCGGAGAAGCTGGAGGAGGAAAACGCCAACTACCGGGATCTGCTGAACCTGCAGCAGGCCCACCGGGACCTGACCAGCGACATGGAGTCCGCCTACGTGATCGAACACGAGGTCACCAACTGGACCTCCTCCCTGACGCTGAACAAGGGCACCGCCAACGGCGTGGAGGTGGGCGACTGCGTCATGGACGCCACCGGCGCCCTGGTGGGCCTGGTGGATAAGGCCGGATACAACTGGTGCCGGGTCCTGACCATCGTGGACACGGACACCTCCATCGGCGCCCAGGTGTTCCGGACCAAGGACCTGGGTCTGGCGGAGGGCGACTTCGCCCTGATGCGCCAGGGCCGCCTGCGGCTGGGCGTCCTGCCCGCCGACTGCCAGCTGCTGGCCGGCGACCTGGTGGAGACCTCGGGCCTGGGCGAGTATCTGCCCTCCGGCCTGGTGATCGGCACCGTGGAGGAGGTCCAGGTGGACGACTCCGGCGCCACCTCCTATGCCGTCCTGGTCCCCAAGGTGGACTTTGACAGCCTGAACCAGGTGTTCATCATCAAATCCTTCGACATCGTGCCCTGAGGCCGATGCGGCTTTTTGGAGAGGAGGTCCCGCCGTGCTGGCCCGAAATGAGATCATCTTCAAGTGGTCCCTGTACGCCGGGGCCACCGTGCTGCTTTTGCTGCTGCAGGGGTCCCTGCTGCAGCGCATCACCCTCTGGGGCGTGATCCCCTTTTTGTACCCCGCTCTGGCGGCGGTGCTGGGCAACTATGAAAACCCGGTGCCCAGCTCCATCTTCGGCCTGGGGCTGGGCGTGGTGTGCGACCTGCTTTTGCCGGGCCCCATCCCCTGTCTGTATACCCTGGTGTTTCCCCTGGCGGCCCTCAGCGGCGCCCTGATCTCCAAGAGCCTGCTGAAGGCCGGGTGGCTGTGCGCCCTGGTGTCCGCCGCCGCGGGCTTTTTGCTGACGGATCTGTTCCGCTGCCTGCTGCTGTGGGCCGCCAGCAAGCCCGCCTGGGGGGCGGGCCTGTGGGTGATGGTCCGGGAGTTCGCGGCCACCGCACCCTTTTTGCTGCTGGCGGTGCCGCTGTTCTCCGCCGTCCACCGCCGGGTCCATCTATACGACTGATCCCTGAAAAGGAGTTTCCATGGAGCGACGAGAATTTCCAAATCTGCGGCTGTACATCCTGGGCGGCTTCGTGCTGCTGGTCCTTCTGATCTATCTGGGGGTACTGTACGACACCCAGGTCAACGACCACGAGGACTACCTGGCCCAGTCCATCCGCACCATTACCCAGCCGGAGACCGTAGAGGCCTCCCGGGGCATCGTCACGGACCGGAACGGCCAGGTGCTGGTCTCCAACCGGTCCACATACAGCCTCACCTTCAGCACCTCGCTGCTGAAATCCGGCGAGGATGTCAACGAGGCCATTTTGCGCCTGGTGCGGCTGTGTCAGAAGCAGGAGGTCACCTGGGTGGACAACCTGCCCATCTCCCAGACCGCTCCCTTTTCCTACACGCTGGAGGGATTGGACTCCATCCAGCGAGGCCGTTTTCTCACGTATCTCCTCAGCCTGGACGATGTGGCGGAGCCCCTGGGGTCCTATCTGCTCCAGCACTCCGGGCTGCTGGAGCAGACGGATGAGGACGGCACCGTCACCAACGCCGCCGATGAGATCCTGGCCGACGCCACCCTCACGGACCAGCAGAAGGGGGCGAAGCTGGCGGAAAAGCTGCCCTCCTCCGCCCTGACGGAGGAGCTGCTGACGGCCATCGGCATCTCCGCCCACAAGCTGGTGGAGCTCATGCGGGCCAGCTTTGAACTGCCTGCCATCTACTCCCTCAACGAGGCCCGGCTGGTGCTGGGGGTCCGGTACGAGCTGAAGCTGCGGTCCCTGATCGACAACATCCCCTCCTACGTGATGGCGGAGGACATCGACACCGCCTTTGTCTCCATGCTCAGTGACGGCAATTTCGCCGGCGCCAAGGTCAGCGCCTCCAGCGTCCGGGAGTATCAGACCGCCTACGCCGCCCATATCCTGGGGTATACCACCGGCATTCAGTCCGGCGACGACATGGAAGCCCTGCGGGAGAAGGGCTACAACTCCGACGACAAGATCGGCCGCACCGGCGTGGAGGCCGCCTTTGAGGAATATCTCCGGGGCCGGGACGGCGTGCGCATCGTCTCCACCAACGCCGACGGCAAGATCACCGGTGAGTACTACTCCAAGGAGCCGGAGCCCGGCAACACCGTGGAGCTGACCATCGACCTGGATCTGCAAAAGACCGTGGAGGATGCCCTGGCGGCCACCATCACCCGGATGAATCAGCAGGACCCGGACGAGACCCGGGGCGGCGCCGCCGTGGTGGAGCAGGTGGGCACCGGGGAGATCCTGGCCATCGCCTCCTATCCCACCTATGACCTGTCCACCTGGCGCCGCAGCGATGTGTACGCCCAGCTGTCGGCGGACAAGGCCAACCCCTTCTGGAACCGGGCCACCAGCACCCCCTATGCCCCCGGCTCCACCCTCAAGCCCCTGACCGCCGTGGCCGCGCTGGAGTCCGGCGCCACCACCCTGACGGAGAAGATCCGGGATACGGGCCGCTGGTACTATCCCGGCGACCCCAACAGCTACACCAACTGCTGGAAAACCAGCGGCCACGGCCTGCTGAACGTCACCGGCGCCATCACCAACTCCTGCAACTACTTCTTCGCCGAGATGGGCTACCGCATGGGCATGGATACCTTCGTGGAGTACCTGTCGGCTTTCGGCCTGGGCTCCCCCACGGGCATCGAGATCGGCGACGCCGCCGGCACCCTGCCTGAAAACCCGCCGGGCCAGAACCTGGCTCCCTGGGCCGCCTACGGCCAGGCCAACCAGGAGTACACCCCGCTGCAGCTGGCCAACTATGTGGCCACGCTGGTCTCCGGCGGCAAGCACTGCGAGGCGCACCTCCTGAAGGCCGTCAAGTCCTATGACAACTCCCAGGTCCTGGCCACCGGCAACACCGAGGCCCTGAACACTGTGAAAATGGCGGATTCCACCCTGGAGGCCGCGAAGGAGGGCATGCTGGGCTACACCCAGCCGGGCGGCCAGCTGTACACCTATTTCACCCAGTGCGTAGTCACCGCCGGCGCCAAGACCGGCACCGCCCAGCTGGGCGGCGACCAGACCAACAACGGCGTGTTCGTGTGCTTCGCCCCCTATGACGACCCGGAGATCGTGGTGTCCATCGCCATCGAGCACGGCTCCGCCGGCGCCAACCTGGCCTCCACCGCCGTGGAGATCCTGAACGCCTATTTCACCGCCGACGAGGTCGGCACCGCCGTGATCGGCGAACACCAACTGCTTGAGTAAGGAGGATCGCCTCCCATGAGCGAACCCTTTGTCTTTGACCCCCGCTACGGCCTGTGTAAGTCGCCCTTCGGCGCCGCCGTCTGCGGGACCACCGTATCTCTGCACTGCCGTCCCCTGGCCTCCGAGGGCTTTACCCACTGCGCCCTGGTGATGCGCCGGGAGTTCTCCGGCCAGCAGGAGGAGCGGGAGCTCTACCAGGACGGCGTGGACGGAGAGCGGATCCGCTTCTCCCTGAACTTCACCGCCCCGGCGGAGCCGGAGCTGGTGTGGTACCACTTCCGCTTCTGGCGGGACGACGGCTCCGGCTGCGACCTGGACAAAACCGGCTACCGCAGCGACGGGCAGGTCCATCCCTGGCAGCTGACGGTCTACCGGGAGAGCCGCACACCAGGGTGGTTCGGCAGCGGCGTTGTATACCAAATTTTTCCAGACCGTTTCTGCCGCCTGCCGTCGGACAAGGCGGACCCGGCGGGCCTGGTGGGCAGCCGCTGGGTCCATCAGGAGTGGTCCGACACGCCGGAGTGGCGGCCGGACCCGGACGGGGAGATCCGCAACCGGGACTTCTTCGGCGGCTCTCTCCGGGGCATCACCTCCAAGCTGCCGTATCTGGCGGACCTGGGCGTGACCACGCTGTATTTGAACCCCATCTTTGAGTCCGCCTCCAACCACCGCTACAACACCGCCGACTACACCCGCATCGACCCCATGCTGGGCACGGAGCAGGACCTGCGGGACCTGTGCGACGCGGCCCACGCCAGGGGGATGCGGGTGATCCTGGACGGCGTGTTCAACCACACCGGCTCCCAGAGCATCTACTTTAACGCCGATGGCTTCTACCCCTCCCTGGGCGCGGCCCAGAGCCGGGAGTCCCCCTACTTCGGCTGGTACTCCTTTCACCCCTGGCCGGAGGACTACGACTCCTGGTGGGGCATCCGCACCCTTCCGGCGGTCCGGGAGGAGAACCCCGGCTATGTGGACTACATCATCGGCGCTCCCAACTCCATCATCCGCCGCTGGCTGCGCTGCGGCGTGGACGGCTGGCGGCTGGACGTGGCCGACGAGCTGCCCGACTGGTTCATTGAGAAGATCCGGGAGGCCATGGAGGATACCAAGCCCGGCAGCTTCCTGCTGGGCGAGGTCTGGGAGGACGCCAGCAACAAGATCGCCTACTCCCAGCGCCGCCGGTATCTCCTGGGCCAGGAGCTCCACGGCGTCATGAACTACCCCTTCCGCACCGCCCTGCTGGCCTATCTCCAGGGCGGGAACGCCGCCGCCTTCCAGGAGGCCATGGAGACCATCCGGGAGAACTATCCCCCCTCTGCTTTCTACTCCGCTCTGAACTTCCTGGGCACCCACGACACCCCCCGCATCCTGACGGTGCTGGGCGCCGACCATGTGCCCCAGACCAAGGAGGAGCGGGCAGCCTACTGCCTCTCCCCCGCCGAGCGGGAGCGTGGCGAGGCCCTGCTGCGGCTGGCGGTGCTGATGCTGTTCTCCTTCCCCGGCGCTCCCATGATCTACTACGGCGACGAGGCCGGCATGGAGGGCTTTGAGGATCCCTTCAACCGGGGCGGCTACCCCTGGGGCAGCGAACGCCGGGACCTGCTGGAGCGCTTTGCCCGGCTCAGCCGCCTGCGCCAGACCCGCCCCTCCCTGTCCCGGGGCCGGTTCCGGTGGCTGTCCGCCTCCGGACCCCTGCTGGCCTTCGCCCGGGAGACGGAGTCGGAGCGGGCAGTGACGGTGGTCAACGCCGGAGCCGAGACCCGGACGCTGACCCTGCCCTGGCACTGGGCGCCGCCCAGAGATCTTTTGACCGGCCGGATCTATCCCGCCGGAGACGGGCTGCTGACCCTGACCCTGCCGCCCCGGACGGGGCTGCTGCTGAGCTGATCGCCTCTCTGCCCCGGATGTTTCACGTGAAACATCCGGGGCGTTTGTTTGTTCTTCGGCAGCATGTTTCACGTGAAACACCCTGGTGACGGCCTTCGTGTTTTTTTGATTTGCCCTTGCAAGTGTCGATACACCTTGATATAATAATGCATTGAACGCAAGGATTTGAGAAAGTAGGTGTCCCTTTGGCAAAAACCATTGCAATCGTCAATCAAAAGGGCGGCGTCGGCAAGACTACCACCTGCGTGAACCTGGCCGCCACCTTGACGGAAGCCGGGCAGAAGGTGCTGCTGTGCGACTTTGATCCCCAGGCCAACTCCACCTCCGGCATGGGCGTGGACAAAACCGTTTCCAAGGGTGTCTATCAGGTCCTCATCGGCGAGATCCAGGCCCGGGAGGCTGTGGCGCGCACCCGTTTCGGGGATGTGCTTCCTTCCAACAAGGCCCTGGCCGGCGCCGGAATTGAGCTGATCGGCATGGACAAGCGGGAGTTTTTGCTGCGGGATGCCCTGGACCAGCTGCGTGAGGACTATGATTTCATCCTCATTGACTGCCCGCCCTCCCTGGAGCTGCTGACGCTGAACGCGCTTTGCGCCGCTGACGCGATTTTAGTGCCGGTTCAGGGGGAATACTACGCCCTGGAGGGCCTCAGCGACCTGATGAACACGGTGCGCATCGTGCGCCGCTCCCTCAACCCCAAGCTGGAGCTGGAGGGCGTGCTGCTGACCATGTTTGACGGCCGCACCAATCTGGCGCTGCAGGTGGCGGAGGAGGTCAAGCACTACTTCCCCGGCAAGGTCTACGCCACGGTGATCCCCCGGAACGTCCGTCTCAGCGAGGCCCCCAGCCACGGAAAACCCATCACCGCCTACGACCGCTCCTCCCGGGGCGCCGAGGCGTACACCGCCTTTGCCGCGGAATTTTTGAAGCGGCAAAAGGGCTGATCTTTGGAAAGGAGGGTGCGTATGGCATCCAAAAAACCCTCCGGCCTGGGCCGCGGCCTGGGCGCGCTGCTGGGCGACGAGGCGCTGAAAAGCGAGGCCGCCGGCAGTCTGTATGTGGACATCTCCCAGGTGGAGAGTTATTCCGCCCAGCCCCGGAAGTATTTTGACGAGGCCGCCCTGGCGGAGCTGGCGGAGTCCATCCGCCTCCACGGCATCATCCAGCCCCTGACCGTCCGGAAGCTGGCCTCCGGCTACTATCAGATCATCGCCGGCGAGCGCCGCTGGCGGGCCGCAAGACTGGCCGGCCTGCGGGAGGTGCCCGTGGTGGTGGTGGAGGCCGACGACCGCAAGGCCGCCGAGCTGGCCATGATCGAGAACCTCCAGCGGGAGGACCTGAACCCCATGGAGGAGGCCGCCGGCTTCCAGGTGCTGATCGACACCTATCACATGACCCAGGAGGAGGCCGCCGCCCAGGTGGGCAAGTCCCGCAGCGCCGTGGCCAACGCCCTGCGGCTGCTGTCTCTGAGCGCGCCGGTGGCCAAGCTGGTGGAGGAGGGCAAGCTCTCCGCCGGCCACGCCCGGGCCCTGGTGCCCCTCTCCCCTGCTCTTCAGGAGCGGGCCGCGGAGGCAGTGGTCAGCGGCGGGCTGTCCGTGCGGCAGACCGAGGCCCTGGTCAAGCGCCTGTCCGCTGAGAAAAAGGAGCCGAAACCGGCTCCGGATGGCCCGGACTACACCGCCGAGGCCCAGAAGGACCTGAGCTCCCGGCTGGGCCGGGGCGTCCGGATCGTCACCGGCCGGAAAAAGGGCCGTATTGAGCTGGAATACTACGGGATGGACGACCTGAACGATCTGCTGGAGGCCTTGGCTCTCCTGCGGATGAAGAAGCGGAACTCCAACCCCTGAAAGGAACCAAAGCATGATGAAACTGGAAAAACGCAGCGACGGGCAGGGCGAGCCCAATCCCGATCGGCAGCCGGAGACGGTGCCCACCGGGAAAAAGCCCGTCGTGGTCTATATCATGATCCTCTTTATCGCGGCCTTTTTGCTGATGGCGCTGTCCTTCTTTATGCACCAGCGCAGCAACACGGAGGCGCTGGGCGAATTGCAGCACTCCGTCACCGCCATGCAGGAGGTCCAGGCCACTCAGGAGAAAATCATTGAGCTCCAGGAGGAGCTGGCCCAGGTCCAGGAGGATCAGCAGGACCTGAAGGAAACCGAACAGGATCTCCAGCAGGAGCTGGACGATGCCCAGGCCCAGGAGCAGGCGCTGCTGGGACTGTACACCCTGCAGCAGCAGTACGCCGCCGGAGATCTGGATGCCTGCCGCGCCACCATCGGGGAGATGGAGAGCGCCGGCTATGACCGGCTTTTGTCCAATGAGGCACCGGAGGAGGGGGTCACCTCCCCCGCCCAGCGGTTCGAGGAACTGCGCCAGGCTGTGGAGGGCCAGGCGGGCTGAGGATCGCCCCGCAGCAATGCACATCCGCCATGTTTCACGTGAAACACGACTTTATTTCAGATCAGAGGAGAGAGAATACCATGCTGGATATTCGATTTATCCGGGAGAATCCCGACGCTGTCAAGGAAAATATCAAGAAAAAGTTCCAGGACGCCAAGCTGCCCCTGGTGGATGAGGTCATCGAACTGGATGCCAAGCGCCGCGCCGCCATTGCCGAGGCCGACCAGCTGCGCTCCAACCGCAACACCCTCTCCAAGCAGATCGGCATGCTGATGGGCCAGGCCAAGAAGGACCCCTCCAAGCTGGCGGAGGCCGAGGCCGTGAAGGCCCAGGTCAAGGAGCAGGCGGACCGCCTGGCGGAGCTGGAGAAGCAGGAGACGGAGCTGGAGGCCGCTTTGCACAAGGATATGCTGCTGATCCCCCAGATGATCGACGACTCCGTGCCCCTGGGCCCCGACGACTCCTGCAACGTGGAGGTGGAGCGCTTCGGCGAGGCCAAGGTGCCCGACTTCCCCATCCCCTATCACACCGAGATCATGGAGTCCTTCGGCGGCATCGACCTGGACGCCGCCGGCCGGGTCTCCGGCAACGGCTTCTACTATCTGCTGGGCGACATCGCCCGGCTCCATGAGGCCGTGCTGGCCTACGGCCGGGACTTTATGATCAACAAGGGCTTTACCTACTGCATCCCCCCCTTCATGATCCACGGCAACGTGGTGGAGGGCGTCATGTCCCAGACCGACATGGAGGGCATGATGTACAAGATCGAGGGCGAGGACCTGTATCTGATCGGCACGTCCGAGCACTCCATGATCGGCCGGTTCATCGACCAGATCCTGCCGGTGGAGAGCCTGCCCCAGACCCTGACCTCTTACTCCCCCTGCTTCCGTAAGGAGAAAGGAGCCCATGGCATCGAGGAGCGGGGTGTCTACCGCATCCACCAGTTTGAGAAGCAGGAGATGATCGTGGTCTGCAAGCCCGAGGAGTCCAAGGACTGGTATGAGAAGCTGTGGCGCTACTCCGTGGAGCTGTTCCGCTCCCTGGATATTCCCGTGCGGCAGCTGGAGTGCTGCTCCGGCGACCTGGCGGACCTGAAGGTCAAGTCCTGCGACATCGAGGCCTGGTCTCCCCGCCAGCAGAAGTTCTTTGAGGTCTGCTCCTGCTCCAACCTGGGTGACGCCCAGGCCCGGCGCCTGCGGATCCGCTACAAGGATGAGAACGGCAAGATGCAGCTGTGCCACACCCTCAACAACACCTGCGTGGCTCCGCCCCGCATGCTGATCGCCTTCCTGGAGAACAACCTCCAGGCCGACGGCACCGTGGTCATCCCCGAGGTCCTGCGGCCCTACATGGGCGGCACGGAGAAGCTGGTGCCCAAAAAATAAGCCCCCCAGCCGTTTGATGTAATACAATTCGTATTATTCCAATAGTAAAATACAAATAGTGAAACCCGTTTCCAGCCAATACAAGGAGGTCGGGACCATGAAGCGTACCCTTTGCGCCATTTTATCGGCTGTATTCCTGTCCATGCTGGCAATCCCTTGCGCCGCAGCGGATACAGCCGCTCCCCTCCTGGCGGCGGAGCGGACCTACACCCCCTTTTCCGACATTCCGGCCGGGGCGTGGTACGCGGACGCCGTGAAGCTGTGCTATGAGACCGGCGTCTTTAACGGCACCTCCGACACCGCCTTCTCCCCCCAGGCGGGGCTCACCAATGCCCAGCTGGAGGTGCTGGCCGCCCGGGTAAAGTGGCGGCTGGAGGGAAACACCGGCGACCTGCCCGCCGTACCGGCGGACACCGGCGCCGTGTCCATCACCCTGCCGGACGGCACTGTCTATGACGCCGCCTCCTTCGTTCAGGTCAACAATACAGGCCTGGGCGGCGCGGCCATCCCCCGGGGCGACTTCATTATCACGCTGGCCGGGGACTATCTGGACGGCAAGTCCCCCGCCTATGTCACAGTGACGGTGGACGGGAGCCTCACCTTCCGGGCCAACCAGGACCGGGCCAACAGCTACGATCCCCTCTTCTATATGTACCGCTACCACATCCAGGGGGCGGACTACGGCGCCCACGACCCCATGGTCCGGATCAACACCTTCTCCGACAGCGACGGCGCCAGCGCCGGCGCCTGGTACTGGAGCGGAGACTGCTATCTGCGCAGCCTCCCCGGCGCCATGGACGCCGCCCTGCCGGACACGCTGACGGAGCAGGCCACCCGCTACGATGCGGCGGCGGTCATGGCCCTCATCGCGGGAGAGGATCTGCTCGCTCCTCTCAGCAGCGCCGTCCCGGCGGATACAGACCGGGCGGATGTGACCGCCCTCTATCAGGCGGGGATCCTGACCGGCACGGACGACCAGGGCACCTTCAACGGCAAGGGCACGCTGACCCGGGCCCAGTTCGCCGTGATCCTGGCCCGGCTGCTGGACCCCGCTCAGCGGGTGTCCGCGGAGGGCTGAGGGTCCAGCGGGCGCGACACAAAGGAAAGGTAATCGATTTATGTCCAAAAGCAAAGGCTTTATTTCCGAATTCAAGCAGTTCATCGCCCGGGGC encodes:
- a CDS encoding ParB/RepB/Spo0J family partition protein, whose amino-acid sequence is MASKKPSGLGRGLGALLGDEALKSEAAGSLYVDISQVESYSAQPRKYFDEAALAELAESIRLHGIIQPLTVRKLASGYYQIIAGERRWRAARLAGLREVPVVVVEADDRKAAELAMIENLQREDLNPMEEAAGFQVLIDTYHMTQEEAAAQVGKSRSAVANALRLLSLSAPVAKLVEEGKLSAGHARALVPLSPALQERAAEAVVSGGLSVRQTEALVKRLSAEKKEPKPAPDGPDYTAEAQKDLSSRLGRGVRIVTGRKKGRIELEYYGMDDLNDLLEALALLRMKKRNSNP
- the serS gene encoding serine--tRNA ligase; protein product: MLDIRFIRENPDAVKENIKKKFQDAKLPLVDEVIELDAKRRAAIAEADQLRSNRNTLSKQIGMLMGQAKKDPSKLAEAEAVKAQVKEQADRLAELEKQETELEAALHKDMLLIPQMIDDSVPLGPDDSCNVEVERFGEAKVPDFPIPYHTEIMESFGGIDLDAAGRVSGNGFYYLLGDIARLHEAVLAYGRDFMINKGFTYCIPPFMIHGNVVEGVMSQTDMEGMMYKIEGEDLYLIGTSEHSMIGRFIDQILPVESLPQTLTSYSPCFRKEKGAHGIEERGVYRIHQFEKQEMIVVCKPEESKDWYEKLWRYSVELFRSLDIPVRQLECCSGDLADLKVKSCDIEAWSPRQQKFFEVCSCSNLGDAQARRLRIRYKDENGKMQLCHTLNNTCVAPPRMLIAFLENNLQADGTVVIPEVLRPYMGGTEKLVPKK
- a CDS encoding S-layer homology domain-containing protein produces the protein MKRTLCAILSAVFLSMLAIPCAAADTAAPLLAAERTYTPFSDIPAGAWYADAVKLCYETGVFNGTSDTAFSPQAGLTNAQLEVLAARVKWRLEGNTGDLPAVPADTGAVSITLPDGTVYDAASFVQVNNTGLGGAAIPRGDFIITLAGDYLDGKSPAYVTVTVDGSLTFRANQDRANSYDPLFYMYRYHIQGADYGAHDPMVRINTFSDSDGASAGAWYWSGDCYLRSLPGAMDAALPDTLTEQATRYDAAAVMALIAGEDLLAPLSSAVPADTDRADVTALYQAGILTGTDDQGTFNGKGTLTRAQFAVILARLLDPAQRVSAEG